The Ooceraea biroi isolate clonal line C1 chromosome 11, Obir_v5.4, whole genome shotgun sequence genome includes a region encoding these proteins:
- the LOC105281503 gene encoding ubiquitin conjugation factor E4 A, whose product MCDNIQGNPFAGLFSTDNDAVSFSTQHHAIVDESSNTNYVERSSDTVKEESKNTEPRSLDDKVDQLMARVFGLTLRRDRNNPPERSLVFIDADSIEHAVFERLMLPNPKPEWTCDNVSSNVDNHIVQMQVITYLYECYCRLKHYQSHSDLQSTVKNACQIVLRNTSTALQEPDLFQYQEVHNQFVTLFMDDGISKLELSSFLTGIVEELIMANGENVEDAVAKSFAPVLDIVHKDAAQSNLFTFRQQWFTLLHAFSTIEPLAKLLIRHSAPKNDQGCAYADTLLGALFNISCLPKTAKDPYDLFDKPLQQSNAVMESTIWLAMNSLSEALDKVFHSLLKCSMEIRHLTLRWLGNCLHVNANRGKLWNSHMEMGLLGVLCVSDGFMLNVSNVLLRLCQPFCIKLSDAKVPKIDPTYCSAEANDEAESLQRGIHMKGLSTETCLVPVPEGESRPVAEIFGFITECFFLTHRALDLGYRVVLDKLLRTNQDLVRIQRAYNDARTGGSSEVLELISQQMETEMIKYLSLKTSLLIPEMLERLARFHAMTAFWLVQVNLHVVNEEEAKRNFIPEPYTPVTFPLPKAVPITLRCIPEFVVENTIGFLCFLRRLSPNTFEEQGPSFLNPILTEIIVLMESQHRLYNPHLRARLAESLEALLPITDENDTPAAPSLGIFHREQLFLTHPHRQHVIVNLLHVFVSIEMTGQSVQFEQKFNYRRPMYIVMDYLWKLAEHRNKFIALAQEAEDNMEAVQPPLFLRFINLLMNDAVFLLDEALSNMAQLKQILQARENGEWNKLPPNEREQQAGYLQHIGMIARFDNILGRKTIQTIKMLTTEIKSIFCHPTMVDRITSMLNYLLLQLVGPNKKNLKVNDQKEYAFNPANLVLNICEIYINLSKSESFILAVSQDGRSYSTELFKLAENVLVRIGGVGILGDLNQFAKSVEKAANQKREEDEILAGAPDEFLDPIMSTVMTDPVILPSSRITIDRQTIARHLLSDQTDPFNRSPLTMDMIKPNVELQQKIQEWISQKKQEKISLNTVT is encoded by the exons ATGTGCGACAATATCCAAGGCAACCCATTTGCCGGGCTGTTTTCAACGGATAATGATGCTGTCTCATTCTCCACGCAACATCATGCGATTGTTGATGAAAGCAGCAATACCAATTATGTGGAACGCTCGTCGGACACGGTTAAGGAGGAATCCAAGAATACGGAGCCTAGGAGTTTGGACGACAAGGTTGACCAGCTTATGGCGCGTGTGTTTGGCTTGACATTGCGTCGAGACAGGAACAATCCTCCAGAGAGATCCCTCGTGTTCATCGACGCGGATTCGATTGAACATGCTGTTTTCGAGCGCTTGATGCTGCCAAATCCGAAACCCGAGTGGACATGCGACAATGTGTCCAGTAATGTTGATAATCACATAGTTCAAATGCAAGTTATAACTTACCTTTATGAATGTTACTGCCGTTTAAAGCACTACCAGAGTCACAGTGATTTGCAAAGTACTGTAAAAAATGCTTGCCAAATTGTATTAAGAAATACCAGCACAGCTTTGCAGGAGCCAGATTTGTTCCAGTATCAAGAG GTTCATAATCAGtttgttactttatttatGGACGATGGTATATCAAAGCTAGAATTATCATCATTTCTTACTGGTATAGTGGAAGAATTAATAATGGCGAATGGGGAAAATGTAGAGGATGCAGTTGCAAAGTCATTTGCGCCTGTTCTTGATATCGTTCATAAAGACGCAGCCCAGAGCAATCTCTTTACCTTTCGCCAACAGTGGTTTACTTTACTCCATGCATTTTCTACTATCGAGCCACTGGCAAAGTTGTTGATTCGTCATAGTGCACCGAAAAATGATCAGGGTTGCGCATATGCGGACACATTGCTAGGTGCGTTGTTCAACATAAGCTGTCTACCAAAAACAGCTAAAGACCCATATGATCTCTTCGATAAACCTCTGCAGCAA TCAAATGCAGTCATGGAGAGTACTATATGGTTAGCCATGAATAGCTTGAGCGAAGCTTTAGACAAAGTTTTTCATTCCTTATTGAAATGTTCAATGGAAATTCGTCATTTGACCCTACGATGGCTGGGTAATTGCCTTCACGTGAATGCAAACAGAGGGAAACTTTGGAACTCTCACATGGAAATGGGATTGCTGGGAGTGTTGTGCGTGTCAGATGGTTTCATGCTGAATGTCAGCAATGTATTGTTACGTCTTTGTCAACCGTTCTGCATTAAATTAAGTGACGCTAAAGTACCAAAAATAGATCCTACATATTGCAGTGCCGAG gCAAACGACGAAGCCGAGAGTCTACAACGTGGTATACACATGAAAGGATTGAGTACAGAGACGTGTTTGGTACCAGTACCAGAGGGCGAAAGTCGACCGGTCGCGGAGATATTTGGATTCATAACCGAATGCTTCTTCCTCACGCATCGTGCGTTAGACCTTGGCTACAGAGTTGTACTCGACAAGCTCTTGAG AACGAATCAAGATTTGGTCAGGATACAGAGGGCTTACAACGATGCTCGAACGGGTGGAAGTTCAGAGGTGCTAGAACTCATATCGCAGCAAATGGAAACTGAGATGATAAA ATACTTGTCTCTTAAAACGAGTCTTCTAATACCAGAGATGTTGGAACGCTTGGCAAGATTTCATGCGATGACAGCGTTCTGGTTGGTACAAGTGAATTTGCATGTTGTAAATGAAGAAGAGGCCAAACGAAATTTCATACCAGAACCATACACACCTGTTACATTCCCATTACCAAAAGCTGTTCCAATTACATTGAG GTGCATTCCCGAGTTCGTAGTCGAAAATACAATCGGATTTTTGTGTTTCTTACGTCGCTTGAGTCCGAACACGTTTGAGGAGCAAGGTCCGAGTTTTTTAAATCCAATCTTAACAGAG ATTATAGTTCTCATGGAGTCACAGCATCGTCTGTACAATCCGCATTTGCGCGCACGTTTAGCTGAGAGCCTGGAGGCTCTCCTGCCGATTACGGATGAGAACGATACTCCAGCTGCACCTAGCTTGGGAATATTCCATAGGGAACAATTATTTCTCACTCATCCACATAGGCAGCAT GTAATTGTCAACTTACTGCATGTATTTGTAAGCATCGAAATGACGGGACAGAGTGTACAGTTCGAGCAAAAGTTCAACTATCGTCGTCCGATGTACATTGTCATGGATTATCTATGGAAGCTTGCTGAACATCGTAACAAGTTTAT TGCTTTAGCTCAAGAAGCGGAGGACAACATGGAAGCAGTTCAACCACCGTTGTTTTTACGTTTCATCAATTTACTAATGAATGATGCTGTGTTTCTCTTGGACGAAGCTCTATCGAATATGGcgcaattaaaacaaatattacaaGCTAG AGAAAACGGAGAGTGGAACAAACTGCCGCCGAATGAACGCGAGCAGCAGGCAGGCTATCTCCAGCACATTGGTATGATCGCTCGTTTTGACAATATTCTGGGTAGAAAAACTATACaaacgataaaaatgttgaCCACTGAGATAAAGTCGATCTTTTGTCATCCGACCATGGTGGATCGTATCACTTCTATGCTTAATTATTTACTATTACAATTGGTAGGACCGAATAAAAAGAATCTAAAG GTAAACGATCAGAAAGAATACGCGTTCAATCCTGCGAACTTGGTGCTGAATATATGCGAGATCTACATCAATTTGAGTAAAAGTGAAAGCTTTATTCTAGCCGTGTCACAAGACGGACGTTCTTATAGTACAGAACTCTTTAAACTTGCTGAAAATGTGCTTG tTCGCATCGGTGGTGTGGGTATATTGGGAGATTTGAATCAATTTGCAAAGAGCGTGGAGAAAGCCGCGAATCAGAAACGAGAGGAAGATGAAATTCTGGCAGGCGCTCCGGACGAATTTCTGGACCCGATTATGTCGACCGTAATGACGGATCCTGTAATTTTACCATCGTCGAGAATAACTATCGATCGTCAAACTATAGCAAG ACATTTACTGAGCGATCAAACTGATCCTTTCAATCGATCTCCACTTACTATGGACATGATCAAACCAAATGTTGAACttcaacaaaaaatacaaGAGTGGATATCGcaaaaaaaacaagagaaaataTCGTTAAATACTGTTACATAA
- the LOC105281504 gene encoding phosphoserine phosphatase isoform X1 — translation MPRAVSSCRWFAVRCCSSCSASKMADADKIMNIWRTADAVTFDVDSTVITEEGIDELAKFCGSGEQIAKLTQLAMQGDMITFQDSLSTRLAIINPSLSQVKEFLNTHRPKLTNGIKELVSTLQAHGKEVFLVSGGFHCLIAPVAAQLDIPPENVYANRLKFYFTGEYAGFDETQPTCKSGGKGKVIKHLKSERRFKTIVHVGDGSTDLEASPPADAFIGFGGNVTRETVKSQAKLFITNFDDLRKSL, via the exons ATGCCGCGTGCAGTTAGTTCATGCCGTTGGTTCGCTGTTCGCTGTTGTTCATCGTGCAGTGCTAGCAAG ATGGCAGATGCAGACAAGATAATGAACATATGGAGGACCGCGGATGCTGTGACATTTGATGTGGACTCTACTGTCATAACGGAGGAGGGCATCGACGAGCTTGCAAAGTTTTGTGGAAGTGGAGAACAGATCGCTAAATT GACCCAGCTGGCCATGCAAGGTGATATGATCACGTTTCAAGACTCCTTGTCCACAAGATTGGCTATCATAAATCCAAGTCTGAGTCAAGTGAAAGAATTCTTGAACACGCACCGTCCAAAACTTACTAATGGTATCAA agAATTAGTATCGACTTTGCAAGCTCATGGAAAGGAAGTATTTCTTGTCTCCGGTGGGTTTCACTGTCTCATCGCACCGGTCGCCGCACAACTCGATATTCCGCCTGAGAACGTTTACGCCAACAgactgaaattttatttcacag GGGAATATGCTGGATTTGACGAAACTCAGCCGACCTGCAAGAGTGGTGGCAAAGGGAAGGTAATAAAGCATCTTAAAAGTGAAAGACGATTCAAAACTATTGTACATGTGGGTGATGGTTCGACGGATCTAGAAGCCTCACCGCCAGCAGATGCGTTTATAG GATTCGGAGGCAACGTGACCAGAGAAACCGTAAAGTCACAGGCAAAATTGTTCATCACGAATTTTGATGATCttagaaaaagtttataa
- the LOC105281504 gene encoding phosphoserine phosphatase isoform X2, producing MADADKIMNIWRTADAVTFDVDSTVITEEGIDELAKFCGSGEQIAKLTQLAMQGDMITFQDSLSTRLAIINPSLSQVKEFLNTHRPKLTNGIKELVSTLQAHGKEVFLVSGGFHCLIAPVAAQLDIPPENVYANRLKFYFTGEYAGFDETQPTCKSGGKGKVIKHLKSERRFKTIVHVGDGSTDLEASPPADAFIGFGGNVTRETVKSQAKLFITNFDDLRKSL from the exons ATGGCAGATGCAGACAAGATAATGAACATATGGAGGACCGCGGATGCTGTGACATTTGATGTGGACTCTACTGTCATAACGGAGGAGGGCATCGACGAGCTTGCAAAGTTTTGTGGAAGTGGAGAACAGATCGCTAAATT GACCCAGCTGGCCATGCAAGGTGATATGATCACGTTTCAAGACTCCTTGTCCACAAGATTGGCTATCATAAATCCAAGTCTGAGTCAAGTGAAAGAATTCTTGAACACGCACCGTCCAAAACTTACTAATGGTATCAA agAATTAGTATCGACTTTGCAAGCTCATGGAAAGGAAGTATTTCTTGTCTCCGGTGGGTTTCACTGTCTCATCGCACCGGTCGCCGCACAACTCGATATTCCGCCTGAGAACGTTTACGCCAACAgactgaaattttatttcacag GGGAATATGCTGGATTTGACGAAACTCAGCCGACCTGCAAGAGTGGTGGCAAAGGGAAGGTAATAAAGCATCTTAAAAGTGAAAGACGATTCAAAACTATTGTACATGTGGGTGATGGTTCGACGGATCTAGAAGCCTCACCGCCAGCAGATGCGTTTATAG GATTCGGAGGCAACGTGACCAGAGAAACCGTAAAGTCACAGGCAAAATTGTTCATCACGAATTTTGATGATCttagaaaaagtttataa